In Mercenaria mercenaria strain notata unplaced genomic scaffold, MADL_Memer_1 contig_3343, whole genome shotgun sequence, one genomic interval encodes:
- the LOC128552978 gene encoding trichohyalin-like, giving the protein MEDQTTDRDIRMRQRDARRQEQERLEEKQKQRDRLRQDLAEIENERQRLLSQRRNQQRRLEMIHSCDPFFYEVERPRIGAERLNISNPEQQINTGTRQILDRGIVQPRFVKQHNEDLGSYMDLISPEPENIPTATHGIGISGNEHESDNDRRQAIAQTYQATNRNLDFASGSLNMTEDIHRMHGELNQVIDRDDIRQSIRRDVLHIDQPRQESNLDFHIDRDRYRDIEYNADDISYRTRSRVAESTRIDAETHVMRKRDRNGDKVDVSIETDKLEAKLRQLSIRKDTNLDINSLQRGAELPDHRKEHTNITPVGIGMNPEIKDTRSQLKFIDKKFREHSDINVRGELNDDNSNTSIKSEKFSILQQIEKKKMELQELLLIQENAEKQLKIDEERRLIELEKQRKMLYRLTERERYKAIERDIITKNEALNKRESDLRKKEDIVKELQQKLVPEVKKETIIQQTPEISPFSGDEAKPKSEVTLNEWKAEIRSLIATALYPEKIITQAVRKSLKGQAKKVLLNLDPNARAEEIIERTEDIFGDMSSKQTIYTEFYTASQKPDESIADWGLRLEEILIKSFYQEVNNTR; this is encoded by the exons ATGGAAGATCAAACAACAGATAGAGATATCAGAATGAGACAGCGAGATGCTAGACGACAGGAACAGGAGAGATTAGAGGAAAAACAGAAGCAAAGAGATAGATTGAGACAAGATTTAGCTGAAATAGAAAATGAAAGGCAGAGATTGTTATCTCAGAGAAGAAATCAACAGCGACGTTTAGAAATGATTCATAGTTGTGATCCTTTTTTTTATGAAGTCGAGCGGCCAAGAATAGGTGCAGAAAGGCTTAATATAAGCAACCCTGAACAGCAAATAAATACGGGAACCAGACAAATATTAGACAGAGGAATTGTGCAACCACGTTTCGTGAAGCAACACAATGAGGACCTCGGAAGTTATATGGACCTAATAAGTCCTgaaccagaaaatataccaaCTGCCACACACGGTATTGGAATAAGTGGAAACGAACATGAAAGCGATAATGATAGGAGACAAGCAATTGCTCAGACTTATCAAGCAACAAACAGAAATTTAGATTTCGCTTCAGGCAGTTTGAACATGACTGAGGACATACATAGAATGCATGGTGAATTAAACCAAGTCATAGATAGGGATGATATCCGTCAAAGCATTAGGAGAGACGTTTTACATATCGATCAGCCAAGACAAGAGTCTAATTTAGACTTTCATATTGATAGAGATAGATATAGAGATATAGAATATAATGCAGACGACATTAGTTACAGAACAAGAAGCCGTGTGGCTGAAAGTACTCGCATTGATGCAGAAACTCATGTCATGAGAAAGAGAGATCGAAATGGTGACAAAGTAGATGTCAGTATCGAGACAGATAAACTAGAGGCGAAATTACGGCAATTGAGTATAAGGAAGGACACCAATTTAGATATTAATTCCTTACAAAGAGGCGCAGAACTTCCAGATCATAGAAAAGAACACACGAACATAACTCCCGTAGGTATAGGTATGAATCCTGAAATAAAGGACACAAGAAGTCAACTAAAATTCATCGATAAAAAATTCAGGGAACATTCAGACATCAATGTAAGAGGAGAATTGAATGATGATAATTCAAACACATCTATTAAATCTGAGAAGTTTAGCATCCTGCAGcagatagaaaagaaaaaaatggaattgCAAGAGCTACTGTTGATTCAAGAGAACGCAGAGAAACAGCTAAAGATAGATGAAGAAAGGAGACTAATAGAATTAGAGAAGCAACGAAAGATGTTGTACAGGTTGACTGAAAGAGAAAGG TATAAAGCAATAGAAAGAGATATCATCACTAAAAACGAAGCATTAAACAAGAGAGAATCTGACCTTAGAAAAAAGGAAGATATTGTTAAAGAGCTTCAGCAGAAATTAGTTCCAGAAGTAAAGAAAGAGACAATTATTCAGCAAACCCCGGAAATTAGTCCATTTTCTGGTGACGAAGCGAAACCTAAGAGTGAGGTCACATTAAACGAATGGAAAGCCGAGATAAGAAGTTTAATAGCTACAGCATTGTACCCAGAAAAGATTATTACTCAGGCCGTTAGAAAATCATTGAAAGGTCAAGCCAAGAAAGTTCTGTTAAACTTAGATCCAAATGCTAGAGCTGAAGAAATTATAGAAAGGACAGAAGATATATTTGGAGATATGTCTAGCAAACAGACAATTTACACGGAGTTCTATACTGCATCACAGAAGCCAGACGAATCTATAGCAGATTGGGGCTTACGACTTGAAGagattttgataaaaagcttCTACCAAGAAGTCAATAACACCAGATGA